A genomic region of Colletotrichum destructivum chromosome 1, complete sequence contains the following coding sequences:
- a CDS encoding uncharacterized protein (Putative na+/H+ antiporter, fungi, cation/H+ exchanger, alkali metal cation/H+ antiporter Nha1), with the protein MAWDHLSITKPHLVYIILGGFTTLFMLCSSIIKERMYIGEATVATICGIIFGPHAANLIDPKSWGNVDLVTIEFSRIVLVVQCFAVGVELPKFYMEKHWRSVTLLLIPVMTIGWLVVSLFIWWLIDPLSWLESLVIAACVTATDPVLASSVVGKGKFAKRVPKHLRDLLSAESGCNDGMAFPFVYLGIYLIQEHMDAKATTFHWIVYTILYECIFGAIFGFVVGYIARHGIKYAEEHDLIDRESFLVFYFVLALFCAGAGSLLGMDDLLVGFAAGVGFSNDGWFASRTEESHVSNVIDLLINLAYFVFLGTIIPWEQYNMVAEGITPWRLVVIAIFVILFRRIPAMLILKPFIPDIKTWREAIFAGHFGPIGVGAIFVAILARAELQWETAVPLSDTPPEEIEHRTLVAVIWPIVTFLVISSIIVHGSSVAVFTLGKRINTLTITMSYTTAPEDGPTWMNRLPRISSQSRSQARTISDTDGEELKMPEFPPGTLPPVGFPGAFLRRQKDEDGSKSRTRSTSRSRRKKNNKWDDGIGPGGPVSQSAIFPTRREPLLNEKDPASPDGDGTTPPRRDSDRGRSRDPEKDDDEITPSPEGGSSRTETPSKIQIYEEGDNLVVENEDGDVLTVERSESRAMAVADAEAHHRLPVETDLAAVAVDKAKQGEKFNWTLDSFKRKVEDVYTSEVEKRKEKSKADRRHEPARAFQFGNTIIVEDEDGEVIKTYELPSSKTGKETGGRTQQSLKYLGMGGLLKASEKPVPQGATEGESSAEGAANAPPPPPKSGWQRYLGGSAGAAQKPKKNAAEGQQEDDRHIRFTIGGVGQRMTKEDFIREVQKLDDKTRRQVVDQSTASQRVKSIAKGDVPSPADQHANIPTIRIGSDSAEKRSGSYTPQRVNTGAAQPATRASREEEADEEETAIERHRRLAVLSNQSDEDVDSGETPAERRRREAALGMNANDGGDDSEDEGGERVPPTRRGIRFAESTVPRGQK; encoded by the exons ATGGCGTGGGACCATCTCTCCATCACGAAGCCGCACTTGGTGTACATCATCCTGGGCGGCTTCACCACCCTTTTCATGCTCTgctcctccatcatcaagGAGCGCATGTACATCGGTGAGGCCACTGTTGCTACCATCTGTGGCATCATCTTCGGCCCCCACGCCGCGAACCTGATCGACCCCAAGAGCTGGGGcaacgtcgacctcgtcaccaTCGAATTCTCCcgcatcgtcctcgtcgtccagtgTTTCGCCGTCGGTGTCGAGTTGCCCAAGTTCTACATGGAGAAGCACTGGAGATCCGTCACCCTGCTGCTGATCCCCGTCATGACCATTGGCTGGCTCGTTGTGAGCTTGTTCATCTGGTGGCTGATCGACCCGCTGTCCTGGCTCGAGAGCTTGGTCATTGCCGCCTGTGTCACCGCCACCGACCCCGTCCTGGCctcgtccgtcgtcggcaagggcaagtTCGCCAAGCGCGTGCCCAAGCACTTGCGAGACCTGCTGTCCGCCGAGTCCGGCTGCAACGACGGCATGGCCTTCCCCTTTGTCTATCTCGGAATCTACCTGATCCAGGAACACATGGACGCCAAGGCCACCACGTTCCATTGGATCGTCTACACGATTCTCTATGAGTGCATCTTTGGCGCCATTTTCGGTTTCGTCGTCGGCTACATCGCCCGCCACGGCATCAAGTACGCAGAGGAGCACGATCTGATTGACCGAGAGAGTTTCTTGGTCTTCTACTTTGTCCTCGCCCTGTTttgcgccggcgccggtaGTCTGCTCGGTATGGACGACCTgctcgtcggcttcgccgccggcgtcggcttCTCCAACGACGGCTGGTTCGCCTCCAGGACCGAGGAGTCCCACGTCTCCAACGTCATCGATCTGTTGATCAACCTGGCCTACTTTGTCTTCCTGGGCACCATCATCCCCTGGGAGCAGTACAACATGGTCGCCGAGGGCATCACCCCCTGGCGTCTGGTCGTCATTgccatcttcgtcatcctgTTCCGCCGCATCCCCGCCATGCTCATCCTGAAGCCCTTCATACCGGACATCAAGACGTGGCGCGAGGCCATCTTCGCCGGCCATTTCGGCcccatcggcgtcggcgccatctTTGTCGCCATTCTGGCTCGCGCCGAGTTGCAGTGGGAGACGGCCGTGCCGCTTTCCGACACCCCGCCCGAAGAGATCGAGCACAGgaccctcgtcgccgtcattTGGCCCATTGTCACtttcctcgtcatctcctccatcattgTCCACGGTTCCTCGGTGGCCGTCTTTACCCTCGGAAAGCGCATCAACACCCTGACAATCACCATGTCTTACACCACCGCCCCCGAGGACGGCCCCACCTGGATGAACCGCCTGCCGAGAATCTCCTCGCAGTCTCGTTCGCAGGCCCGGACCATCTCCGACACCGATGGCGAAGAGCTGAAGATGCCAGAATTCCCGCCTGGCACCCTGCCGCCCGTCGGCTTCCCAGGTGCCTTCCTCCGGCGCcagaaggacgaggatggcTCGAAATCTCGCACTCGGTCGACGTCGCGCAGCCGgcgcaagaagaacaacaagTGGGACGACGGTATCGGTCCTGGCGGTCCCGTTTCTCAGTCTGCCATCTTCCCCACCAGACGCGAGCCTCTCTTGAACGAAAAGGACCCTGCCTCCCCTGACGGTGATGGCACCACGCCGCCCAGGCGCGATTCCGACAGGGGCCGCTCGAGGGATCCCGAaaaggacgacgatgagatCACGCCCTCTCCCGAAGGAGGCTCCAGCCGAACCGAAACCCCGTCCAAGATTCAAATCTACGAAGAGGGAGACAATCTGGTGGTGGagaacgaggacggcgacgtcttGACCGTTGAGCGCTCGGAGAGCAGAGCAATGGCCGTTGCGGATGCCGAGGCACACCACCGTTTGCCGGTTGAAACCGACCTGGCCGCAGtggccgtcgacaaggcgAAACAGGGTGAGAAGTTCAACTGGACCCTAGACTCGTTCAAGCGCAAGGTTGAGGATGTCTACACGTCGGAGGTGGAGAAGCGTAAggagaagagcaaggccGACAGGCGGCATGAGCCCGCTCGAGCGTTCCAGTTCGGCAATACT ATCAttgttgaagacgaggacggcgaagtCATCAAGACGTACGAGCTGCCGTCGTCCAAGACCGGCAAGGAAACCGGAGGCCGCACACAGCAAAGTCTCAAGTACCTTGGTATGGGCGGTCTGCTGAAGGCATCCGAGAAGCCCGTGCCCCAAGGCGCGACCGAAGGTGAATCCAGCGCCGAGGGTGCTGCCAatgcccctcctcctcctccgaaATCGGGCTGGCAACGCTACcttggcggcagcgccggtgccgcgcaaaagccgaagaagaacgCGGCCGAAGGACAACAGGAGGATGACCGACACATCAGGTTTACCATTGGTGGAGTAGGCCAGCGGATGACCAAGGAAGACTTTATCCGGGAAGTGCAGAAGCTCGACGACAAAACCCGACGACAGGTCGTGGACCAATCGACTGCATCCCAGCGTGTCAAGTCGATCGCCAAGGGAGATGTCCCTTCTCCAGCTGACCAACATGCGAATATCCCCACCATCAGGATCGGCAGCgactcggccgagaagcGGTCCGGGTCGTACACTCCACAGCGAGTGAACACTGGCGCGGCACAGCCCGCCACGAGAGCATCgcgagaggaagaggcggatgaggaggagaCAGCCATCGAGAGGCATCGTAGGCTGGCTGTTCTCTCGAACCagagcgacgaggacgtgGATTCGGGCGAGACCCCGGCCGAGAGGCGTCGTAGGGAGGCCGCACTGGGTATGAACGCCAACGACGGCGGGGACGACTcggaagacgagggaggggagagagtACCGCCTACGAGGAGAGGCATCCGGTTTGCAGAGAGCACGGTGCCGCGAGGCCAAAAGTAG
- a CDS encoding Putative ATPase expression protein 2, whose protein sequence is MIPAVEAIGARQLLPLPLCSLPRGTPSRVLSARMRRVPQQYRLWSTAAPARRPSALRTQPGLSTRALSQSHYLEAAIAPVKEKYAESPGVHLAHVLKAVQSQDTNTILRGVVALARHPQPIEVAEALQKLSPTAFSEIVRSLDPSRVGPRSDATHGLRIQSGLGQFSSVASVADQYGIRKIYRNAFNALRSLFDLRSYQGNDPSRADYVVLLRCAGAASDFEAAKGIWHGELKGDVVGNPRDGLVFAEYFKTRFLTDPTYTQNDLARFRLRPRNMARRRKGFAETRLLWPLEKLRLSIASHKRDSFGRARWLPTHDMHRLLSLPAPVRRLRRYIQRERKVVDEEFYCAYLLASARAGSFRDMIGLLWRTWKIKITDLQDHRAAQIVGGVQRRNLNPLLQPTERLIHAIVQSFGCSGHVILARKLIVYISQRWQIPIPQSSWSSLLEWTYILSSAPANREWRIMGDNNRMIRADEVLSLWDTMRGEPFLADVGLHETDIYVKSLISAGRLDESWEAIKHRRAEYDSLCEEVEEALFESLYPSPPPSSIARHLRLKTRKHMMWYTIQRWCQQWLRRTSKRLRHRPHLSPQIIPHFVGDFYRFLPDPITYTTNGGTVRIANTETNQKTRWVKRLVPGAPTQRLAPDPSRVKYANSDGATKPEDLVPVMTLSGEPAYESMPITIRHATRRMVRQRRQLRFGEDERFLRSGKAMVQNDSREEELGMNMDTATATTETNIKELDKKAVLKALVW, encoded by the coding sequence ATGATACCTGCTGTCGAGGCCATTGGCGCTCGACAGCTGCTTCCGCTCCCTCTTTGCTCCCTTCCTCGCGGTACCCCCTCACGAGTTTTGTCGGCTCGGATGCGAAGAGTCCCTCAACAATATCGCCTTTGGTCCACGGCAGCCCCTGCAAGAAGACCATCCGCCCTCCGAACCCAGCCGGGTCTCTCGACGAGAGCACTCTCCCAATCCCACTACCTCGAAGCCGCAATTGCGCCCGTGAAGGAGAAGTATGCCGAGTCTCCCGGGGTCCACCTTGCGCATGTGCTCAAGGCGGTCCAGTCGCAGGATACAAACACCATCTTGAGAGGCGTTGTTGCACTGGCACGCCATCCACAGCCGATCGAGGTTGCCGAAGCATTGCAAAAGCTTTCACCCACTGCATTTTCCGAGATTGTGCGGTCTCTGGATCCTTCCCGAGTCGGACCCAGAAGCGACGCAACCCACGGTCTGCGCATCCAGAGTGGCCTTGGCCAGTTCAGCTCTGTCGCGTCCGTTGCAGACCAATACGGTATTCGAAAGATCTACAGGAACGCCTTCAACGCATTGCGCTCCCTGTTTGACCTGCGGTCCTACCAAGGCAATGACCCCTCGCGAGCAGACTACGTCGTTCTTTTGCGATGCGCCGGAGCTGCTTCTGATTTTGAGGCGGCCAAGGGAATCTGGCACGGGGAATTGAAGGGCGACGTCGTTGGCAATCCCAGAGACGGGTTGGTCTTTGCCGAGTACTTCAAAACCCGGTTCCTCACGGACCCGACCTACACCCAGAATGATCTGGCTAGGTTCCGGTTACGCCCGCGCAACATGGCCAGACGCAGGAAGGGATTCGCTGAAACCCGACTGCTTTGGCCACTCGAGAAATTGCGGTTGAGTATTGCTTCACACAAGCGAGACAGCTTCGGCCGCGCTCGCTGGCTGCCGACCCACGACATGCACCGTCTTCTTAGTCTGCCCGCACCCGTGAGACGACTCCGACGCTATATCCAGAGAGAGCGAAaggtggtggacgaggagtTTTACTGCGCGTATCTTTTGGCAAGTGCGCGTGCGGGCTCATTCCGGGATATGATCGGACTTCTCTGGCGGACATGGAAGATCAAGATCACGGACTTGCAGGATCATCGAGCAGCACAAATCGTCGGTGGCGTTCAGAGGAGAAACTTGAACCCATTACTGCAGCCGACGGAGCGCCTGATCCACGCCATCGTGCAATCGTTCGGATGTAGCGGTCACGTTATTCTTGCTCGAAAGCTAATTGTGTACATCTCTCAGCGATGGCAAATCCCGATACCGCAAAGCTCCTGGTCCTCGCTCCTCGAATGGACTTATATCCTGTCTTCTGCACCCGCCAACAGGGAATGGAGAATAATGGGCGACAACAACAGGATGATCCGTGCGGATGAGGTGCTTTCGTTGTGGGACACCATGCGGGGCGAGCCTTTCCTGGCGGACGTCGGCCTTCACGAAACAGATATCTACGTCAAATCGTTGATCAGTGCCGGAAGGCTCGACGAGTCTTGGGAAGCCATAAAGCACCGCCGTGCCGAGTACGATTCGCTGTGTgaagaggtcgaggaagCGTTGTTCGAATCGCTTTACCCTTCGCCTCCGCCGAGCTCTATTGCTCGCCATCTACGTCTCAAGACCAGGAAGCACATGATGTGGTACACCATCCAGCGCTGGTGCCAGCAGTGGCTTCGCCGGACAAGCAAAAGGTTGCGACACCGGCCACATCTCTCCCCCCAGATCATCCCTCACTTCGTCGGCGACTTCTACCGCTTCCTGCCGGATCCGATTACCTACACTACGAACGGGGGGACCGTGAGGATCGCAAACACGGAGACGAACCAGAAGACCAGGTGGGTGAAGCGTCTCGTCCCTGGTGCGCCAACGCAACGACTGGCCCCGGACCCGAGCCGTGTGAAGTACGCCAACTCTGATGGCGCGACTAAGCCCGAGGACCTGGTCCCCGTGATGACCCTGTCGGGCGAGCCGGCGTACGAGAGCATGCCGATTACCATTCGACACGCCACAAGGAGGATGGTccgccaacggcgacagTTGAGGTTCGGAGAGGACGAACGGTTTCTA
- a CDS encoding Putative translation protein, beta-barrel domain superfamily, whose product MTSKTIKSLPHEKRKGEAALSDFADYVEKQQALRYPSSKPADISKIPAAAPEHQHAELDELFDNLDLAEATSGVRLKDLLLGTDGGTLQQLEGVVQERILEGHGEAIFELGFESNGESMGLTLSQWNDAYTRLKDAAKRIRADCQTLITKNVDGDMDASSAKPGKDNHCTGKILIRQAPATVEDVIETRIAVVGNVDAGKSSLLGVLVKGDLDDGRGRARVNLFRHKHEIETGRTSSVGMEILGFDTVGEVVTSETPGRKLSWEEIGKRSAKVITFTDLAGHEKYLRTTVFGLLSSSPNYCLLMVAANNGLIGMSKEHLGIALALNVPVMVVITKIDICPPQILEQTISQITKILKSPGARKIPIFIKDREECINTATQFVSQRICPVFQVSNVTGENLDLVRTFLNILPHHGRYDSDAPFEFHVNDTFSVPFVGTVVSGIIKSGVIHAGDNVLIGPDSLGQFTTTSIRSIERKRLGVPAASAGQSASFALKKVRRKDVRKGMVVLPKLEGQPAPKVHREFIAEVLILSHATTIKTKYQAMLHVGPVSQTCAIIDVDRPYIRTGDRATVAFRFVQRPEYLAPGDRLLFREGRTKGLGIIKSVGYDPNKPLYPHGDDSAQGEDGAAPDNEGEKPANGQAKA is encoded by the exons ATGACGAGCAAGACCATAAAGTCGTTACCGCACGAGAAGCGCAAGGGCGAGGCT GCCCTGAGCGACTTTGCCGATTatgtcgagaagcagcaggcACTACGGTACCCAAGCTCCAAGCCGGCCGACATCTCCAAGAtccccgctgccgcccccgagCACCAGCATGCCGAGCTTGACGAGCTcttcgacaacctcgacctggccgaggccacctCGGGCGTTCGGTTGAAAGACCTTCTGTTGGGTACCGACGGCGGCACGCTTCAGCAGTTGGAGGGGGTTGTCCAGGAGAGGATACTCGAGGGCCATGGAGAGGCCATCTTTGAGCTCGGCTTCGAGAGCAACGGCGAGTCGATGGGGCTCACTCTCAGCCAGTGGAACGATGCATACACACGGCTGAAGGACGCGGCCAAAAGGATACGCGCTGACTGCCAGACCCTCATCACAAAGAACGTCGACGGCGATATGGATGCGTCAAGCGCGAAACCCGGCAAGGACAACCACTGCACTGGCAAAATCTTGATCCGACAGGCTCCGGCGACCGTGGAGGATGTCATTGAGACCCGGATAGCTGTTGTGGGCAATG TCGACGCAGGCAAGAGCTCTCTTCTGGGCGTTCTGGTGAAAGGTGACCTCGACGATGGTAGAGGACGGGCGCGGGTTAATCTCTTCCGACACAAGCACGAGATTGAGACGGGCAGAACCAGCTCCGTCGGCATGGAGATATTGGGGTTCGATACTGTTGGAGAGGTCGTTACCTCCGAGACCCCTGGGA GGAAACTGTCGTGGGAGGAGATCGGAAAGCGCAGCGCCAAAGTCATCACCTTTACGGACTTGGCAGGCCACGAAAAGTACTTGCGGACGACGGTATTCGGGTTGCTCTCCAGCAGCCCCAACTACTGCCTGCTGATGGTGGCAGCGAACAACGGTTTGATCGGCATGAGCAAGGAGCACCTGGGCATCGCGCTGGCCCTCAACGTGCCCGTCATGGTCGTCATCACCAAGATTGACATATGTCCGCCGCAGATCCTCGAGCAGACCATCAGCCAGATCACAAAGATTCTCAAGAGCCCAGGGGCGCGCAAGATCcccatcttcatcaaggACCGCGAGGAGTGCATCAACACGGCCACCCAGTTTGTCAGCCAGAGGATATGTCCCGTGTTCCAGGTCTCCAACGTCACGGGCGAGAACCTCGACCTGGTCCGGACGTTTCTGAACATCCTGCCGCACCACGGACGCTACGACTCGGACGCCCCCTTTGAGTTCCACGTCAACGACACCTTCTCGGTCCCGTTCGTCGGCACTGTCGTCTCGGGAATCATCAAGTCTGGCGTTATCCACGCTGGAGACAACGTCCTCATCGGACCGGACTCGTTAGGGCAGTTCACGACCACCAGCATCCGTTCGATCGAGCGCAAGCGACTGGGGGTGCCAGCTGCATCTGCGGGGCAGTCGGCATCTTTCGCCCTGAAGAAGGTCCGTCGCAAGGACGTCCGAAAGGGCATGGTTGTCCTGCCCAAGCTCGAAGGACAGCCGGCTCCCAAGGTGCACAGAGAGTTCATTGCTGAAG TATTGATCCTCTCTCatgccaccaccatcaagaCCAAGTACCAGGCCATGTTGCACGTCGGACCGGTCTCGCAGACATGCGCGATAATCGACGTCGATCGTCCGTACATCCGGACTGGCGACAGGGCGACGGTAGCGTTCCGGTTCGTGCAGCGACCCGAGTACCTCGCTCCAGGCGACAGGTTGCTGTTCCGAGAAGGCAGAACCAAGGGCCTCGGGATCATCAAGTCGGTTGGCTACGACCCCAACAAACCGCTATACCCGCACGGCGACGATTCGGCacagggcgaggacggcgcggctCCGGACAACGAGGGGGAGAAGCCTGCCAACGGTCAGGCTAAGGCGTGA
- a CDS encoding Putative flavin monooxygenase, FAD/NAD(P)-binding domain superfamily, whose product MFPCSAETANRLDFYSSAYSHLEARETSLSTPPREPFFLPIFLLCASVGSLPLWSVEHLLFLPVGYFDSKAHVQPGSWCYSTLFLGPRVQVAHPHPPFPMETLDFVVIGAGWYGLAAAKTHHKLHPQNSLALFEQASSAGGVWAEHRLYPGLKSNNMLGTYEYPDFPMDPETFGVLPGQHIPGQVLHDYLTKFAETFGILDKIRFHHKLLSAEHQTNGGWLLTVLNGKDGKEVQVLAKKLVVATGLTSEAFLPNFDGQETFGAPIFHGKDFLQHADTLDSAKSVTVFGGTKSAWDLVYAYAIKGIKVNWVIRESGHGPVWMAPPYVTPLKKWLEKLVHTRALTWFSPCSWGDADGYVKTRNFYHGTAIGRGITNNFWSVLGNDVITLNKLDSHPELKKLKPWSEAMFTASSFSILNYETDFFDLIRDGTVDVHIADLTKLSPSTVHLSDGSSLKSDALCCATGWKQFQPIKFLPEGIEKDLGIPHAPSADSFPPAEMTETIDREILDRWPRLGDQPVQNKKMKPLVENEGVSTTDAVNPYTPLTPYVLHRFMVPPSSKLLAHRDIAFAGVLMNFTVAMISHVQSLWIDAYFHDQLPSVREAASNPEALQKLRYETALHSRFCKWRYPAGHGDKFPDFVFDAVPYIDQLVGDLGLKVYRKNGMVAEASEPYGPDDYKTLVDEWTDKQAAGQ is encoded by the exons ATGTTTCCATGCAGTGCAGAGACGGCCAACCGCCTCGACTTCTACAGTAGTGCTTATTCACATCTCGAGGCACGCGAGACAAGTTTGTCCACCCCCCCCCGTGAGcctttcttccttcccaTATTCCTCCTTTGCGCTTCAGTTggttccctccccctctggTCGGTCGAGcatcttctttttctcccaGTCGGCTATTTTGATTCCAAGGCCCACGTTCAGCCTGGGAGTTGGTGTTACAGTACCCTTTTTCTAGGACCCCGTGTGCAAGTCGCCCATCCTCATCCGCCTTTTCCAATGGAGACTCTCGACTTCGTTGTCATCGGAGCAG GATGGTACGGTCTGGCTGCGGCCAAGACTCACCACAAGCTTCACCCCCAAAACTCGCTGGCCCTCTTCGAGCAAGCCTCGTCCGCTGGCGGAGTATGGGCCGAGCATCGTCTCTACCCGGGGCTCAAGAGCAACAACATGCTCGGCACCTACGAGTACCCCGACTTCCCCATGGACCCCGAGACCTTTGGCGTCCTGCCCGGTCAGCATATCCCCGGCCAGGTTCTGCACGACTACCTGACCAAGTTCGCCGAGACCTTCGGCATCTTGGACAAGATTCGCTTCCACCACAAGCTCCTCTCGGCCGAGCACCAGACCAACGGCGGCTGGCTCCTGACGGTTCTCAACGGCAAAGACGGCAAGGAAGTCCAGGTCCTCGCCAAAAAGCTCGTCGTTGCAACCGGCCTCACCTCcgaggccttcctgcccAACTTTGACGGCCAGGAGACCTTCGGCGCCCCCATCTTCCACGGCAAGGATTTCCTCCAACATGCTGATACTCTTGACTCGGCCAAGTCTGTGACCGTCTTCGGCGGCACCAAGTCGGCATGGGATCTCGTCTACGCCTACGCGATCAAGGGCATTAAAGTGAACTGGGTCATCAGAG AGTCGGGTCACGGCCCTGTGTGGATGGCGCCCCCATACGTCACGCCTCTGAAAAAGtggctcgagaagctcgtccaCACCCGCGCGCTGACCTGGTTCAGCCCCTGCTCGTggggcgacgccgacggctaTGTCAAAACGAGGAACTTCTACCACGGCACCGCCATCGGCCGCGGCATCACCAACAACTTCTGGAGCGTCCTCGGCAACGACGTCATCACGCTCAACAAGCTCGACTCGCACCCGGAGCTTAAGAAGCTGAAGCCCTGGAGCGAGGCCATGTTCACGGCgtccagcttctccatcCTCAACTACGAGaccgacttcttcgacctcATCcgcgacggcaccgtcgaTGTCCACATCGCCGACCTCACCAAGCTGTCGCCGAGCACCGTCCACCTCTCGGACGGCTCGTCCTTGAAGTCGGACGCGCTCTGCTGCGCTACCGGATGGAAGCAGTTCCAGCCCATCAAGTTCTTGCCCGAGGGCATCGAGAAGGACCTCGGCATCCCCCACGCGCCCTCCGCTGACAGCTTCCCTCCCGCCGAGATGACCGAGACCATCGACAGGGAGATCCTGGACCGCTGGCCCCGGCTCGGGGACCAGCCCGTCCAGAACAAGAAGATGAAGCCGCTCGTGGAGAACGAGGGCGTCTCGAcgaccgacgccgtcaacccGTACACGCCGCTCACCCCCTACGTCCTCCATCGCTTCATggtgccgccgtcctccaaGCTCCTCGCACACCGCGacatcgccttcgccggcgtcttGATGAACTTCACCGTGGCCATGATCTCGCACGTGCAGTCTCTCTGGATCGACGCCTACTTCCACGACCAGCTCCCTTCCGTCCGCGAGGCCGCCTCCAACCCCGAGGCACTGCAGAAGCTGCGGTACGAGACCGCCCTGCACAGCCGGTTCTGCAAGTGGCGGTACCCCGCCGGCCACGGCGACAAGTTCCCcgacttcgtcttcgacgcgGTCCCGTACATCGACCAGCTCGTGGGCGACCTGGGACTGAAGGTGTACAGAAAGAACGGCATGGTCGCCGAGGCATCCGAGCCGTACGGCCCCGATGACTACAAGACCCTGGTTGACGAGTGGACGGATAAGCAGGCCGCTGGTCAATAA
- a CDS encoding Putative U6 snRNA-associated Sm-like protein Lsm3, whose protein sequence is MADVGEDTTHVQEPLDLVKLLLDEVVFVKLRGDRELKGRLHAYDSHCNLVLGEVEETIYVVDEDEEDEDVKTISRKSEMLFVRGDSVVLISPHTSS, encoded by the exons ATGGCAGACGTCGGCGAAGACACGACTCACGTTCAGGAacccctcgacctcgtcaagctCCTACTCGATGAGGTGGTTTTTGTCAAGCTCAGAGGCGACCGGGAACTCAAGGGCAGGCTCCAT GCATACGACAGTCATTGCAACCTGGTTCTAGGAGAGGTGGAGGAGACGATTTACGTCGtggatgaggatgaagaggacgaagacgtaaag ACTATCAGCAGAAAGTCGGAGATGTTGTTTGTTCGAG GCGACAGCGTGGTGCTCATCTCCCCTCACACATCGTCATAG
- a CDS encoding Putative peptidase S1, PA clan: MEEETSQSTSVSPRRTRQRAKLAKAAAAAAAAPCTSTQPRSHPTLSTAGTASNETAGIRPLPTILTPNLKLKDLGKRGLQRLLQKRQRLAETPVAIPDDMRLRGLAPSLMATLVFAQEEAGTAVCISPDGLLLTCAHCLAETADAFDPSRSHWLLFASCQVIEARALAWDARRDLALLRIVAAQPPPPSSTPSLSSSSRITTATTATTATPEEPPPAFPFVTPSPTPPPLKARLVCVGHPGSEDLEAATPGESTGYDVLHLSTGTFRGLAGGSQDPQDNSEIGALMHTCWTYWGHSGAPLVDRRAGTLVGLHSSWDDETGMRRGVALEAIIAFLDENERFTK; this comes from the coding sequence ATGGAAGAAGAAACGTCTCAGTCAACGTCAGTCTCGCCGAGGCGAACGAGACAACGGGCGaagctggccaaggcggcagcagcagcagcagcagctccttgcACCTCAACTCAACCCAGGAGCCACCCGACTCTATCTACCGCAGGTACCGCGAGCAACGAAACGGCCGGCATAAGACCGCTGCCGACGATACTAACCCCGAATCTCAAACTCAAAGACCTGGGGAAGCGGGGCCTCCAGCGACTCCTGCAGAAGCGCCAACGACTCGCAGAGACCCCCGTGGCAATTCCGGACGACATGAGGCTCAGAGGTCTCGCGCCGTCACTCATGGCaaccctcgtcttcgcccaggaggaggccggcaCGGCGGTATGCATCTCGCccgatggcctcctcctcacctGCGCCCACTGCCTagccgagacggccgacgcCTTTGACCCCTCCAGAAGCCATTGGCTCCTCTTCGCCTCGTGCCAGGTCATCGAGGCGCGAGCTCTCGCATGGGACGCCAGACGAGACCTCGCCCTCTTGAGGATCGTAGCAGcccaaccaccacccccatcatcaacaccatcattatcatcatcatcaagaataacaacagcaacaacagcaacaacagcaacaccaGAAGAACCACCCCCGGCGTTCCCCTTCGTCACACCCTCCCCTACCCCGCCGCCCCTCAAAGCCCGCCTCGTCTGCGTGGGCCACCCAGGCAGCGAGGATCTCGAGGCCGCGACCCCAGGCGAGAGCACCGGTTACGATGTGCTGCACCTCAGCACCGGGACCTTTAGgggcctcgccggcggcagccaggACCCGCAGGACAACTCGGAGATCGGGGCGCTCATGCACACCTGCTGGACGTACTGGGGCCACAGCGGCGCGCCGCTCGTCGACAGGCGGGCGGGCACGCTCGTCGGCCTGCACTCCTCGTGGGACGACGAGACAGGCATGCGGAGGGGGGTCGCGCTGGAGGCCATTATAGCGTTCCTGGACGAGAATGAGCGTTTTACAAAATGA